The DNA segment CCAGCACGATGGTCCGGCGATAGACGCGGTCGGCGACCGACTCGACGCCCGGCACCAGCCGCATCGAGGAAAGCACGGCGTCCCAGTCGTACGGCGAAGAAAACGGCAGGCGCAGCCGCAGGCCACCGTCGGCCGCCAGCCGGTCCGTACGCCGGCGCCGGTCGCGCAGCTCGCGCGGCGAGAACCGGAACACCTCCTGCATCGCGCGGTTGAACTGCCGCAGGCTGCCAAACCCCGACGCGAACGCGATGTCGGTGACCGACAGGTCGGAGTCGTCGAGCAGCCGCCGCGCGAAATGCGCGCGCCGCGACCGGGCGAACTGGTCCGGCGTCGCGCCGAGATGGTCGTGGAACATCCGCCGCAGATGCCGCGCCGACACCCCGAGCCGAGCGCCGAGCGCGTCTTCATTGGCCTCGTCCAGTGCGCCGGCGATGATCAGCTGCACCGCGCGGCACACCAGCTCCGGCGTGTCGTCGGCGAGCGGGCCCGCGACGCGGTACGGCCGGCAGCGCAGGCACGCGCGATAGCCGGCCGCCTCCGCGGCGGCGGGCAACGTGAAGGTACGGACGTTCTC comes from the Fodinicola acaciae genome and includes:
- a CDS encoding helix-turn-helix domain-containing protein, yielding MTTYSAVRTTGIYCRPGCGAKPLAENVRTFTLPAAAEAAGYRACLRCRPYRVAGPLADDTPELVCRAVQLIIAGALDEANEDALGARLGVSARHLRRMFHDHLGATPDQFARSRRAHFARRLLDDSDLSVTDIAFASGFGSLRQFNRAMQEVFRFSPRELRDRRRRTDRLAADGGLRLRLPFSSPYDWDAVLSSMRLVPGVESVADRVYRRTIVLDGSPGMLEIGPGGVDHLLLTAHLPYWEGVIHIVERAAQLVGTETHGVLGEWGPFEGAVRRLAPDAAAGLVLAYGLPVPGLGFGLTHAFPAPEAVIDEPGVAGDLARAELALV